A stretch of DNA from Granulicella pectinivorans:
CTCAATGCGATAAAGCGTCACGGAGGGAAGACGGCCAATCGCATCGGCCACGTTCGCATTCGGCAGCGAGCGAATGATCTCTGCGGGTAGCACCTGCAGAATATTGTCCGCGTTGCGCGTCTGGTTGATGGCCTCAGCCTCGCCATGTGGACGATCCGCCGTCACAAGGATCTCCTCGCTGTTCGACGCGACCTTCAATCTCAGGTCGAGGTCCAGCGCCTGACCGGCAGTGAGGTCCACCTCCGTCTTCTGCGTGGCAAATCCGACATACGAGACGGACAGCGTGTAGTGGCCAGCGGGCACGGCAGGCAGCGTGTAGGCGCCCACGCTATTCGACACGGCGGTCACGCCTGTGGGCGCAAGCTGCACCTGCGCTCCAGTCACGCCGGCGTCCCTTGGATCCAGCACAGCACCGCTGATCACGGCCTTGGCATTCTGCGCGAATCCAGCGCACGTCAAAAGCAGAATCGTAAAACACAGCAATGCGTGGCGAAGACGATAAGCGACGAACATAAGACCTCTTCCTCGGGGAAATAGCTGCGCAAGGCAGCGGAGTGGGGAACAGGCCGGAGTATGGCAGTCGTCTCTATGCCCAATCTGAGGAAGCTCCAAACACTTCGCCGTTTTCACCGGATGTTCACAGAACAAGGCATAAAGTACCCCTATGCGCATCCTCATCGCGGAGGACAAACGCGCCCTCGCCGGGCATCTCGGTCGTGCCCTCGAAGGCGAAGGCCACAGCGTCACCCTCGCCTACGACGGCGACGAGGCTCTGCGCCTCGGCCGCACCAATGCCTTCGATCTTCTTCTTCTCGACGTCATGCTCCCCCGGCGCGACGGCTTCTCGGTCATCCGTTCCATGCGCGAAGACCGCCTCCTTACCCAGACCATCATCGCCTCCGCACGCGACTCCATGCAGGACATCGTCTGCGGTCTCGACGCCGGTGCCGACGACTACGTCACAAAGCCCTTCGCTCTTGATGTCCTCCTCGCCAAGGTCCGTGCCGCCGAGCGTCGCCTTCCCACCCAGGCCCCGCAAGAGGTCACCTTCCACGACCTCACCCTCCGTCCCCATCGCTTCGAGCTCGAACGCGGCTCACGCGTCGCCACTCTCAC
This window harbors:
- a CDS encoding response regulator transcription factor; translation: MRILIAEDKRALAGHLGRALEGEGHSVTLAYDGDEALRLGRTNAFDLLLLDVMLPRRDGFSVIRSMREDRLLTQTIIASARDSMQDIVCGLDAGADDYVTKPFALDVLLAKVRAAERRLPTQAPQEVTFHDLTLRPHRFELERGSRVATLTRTECALLETLMRRARTVVPHEVLLDEGWGDDGEANHDNLYFFIRALRAKITQPGEEELLHTIRGVGYSLRSA